A single Xenopus laevis strain J_2021 chromosome 3S, Xenopus_laevis_v10.1, whole genome shotgun sequence DNA region contains:
- the rnf145.S gene encoding RING finger protein 145 (The RefSeq protein has 1 non-frameshifting indel and aligns at 99% coverage compared to this genomic sequence), with protein MGAKEKLEAMLNVALRVPSIMLLDVLYRWDVSSFFQQIQRSSLNKNPLFQYKYLALNMHYVGYILSVVLLTLPRQHLAKLYLYFVAALLLFAGHQISRDYVRSELESGYEGPMHLEPLSMNRFITALVGQLVVCTLCSCVMKTKQIWLFSAHMLPLLARLCLIPIETIVVINKFAMIFTGLEVLYFLASNLLVPFNLAKSAYRELAQVVEVYGLLALGMSLWNQLVVPVLFMVFWLVLFALQIYTYFSTRDQPTSRERLLFLFLTSIAECCSTPYSLLGLVFTVSFVALGVLTLCKFYLQGYRAFMNDPAMNRGMTEGVTLLILAVQTGLIELQVVHRAFLLSIILFIVVASILQSMLEIADPIVLALGASRDKSLWKHFRAVSLCLFLLVFPSYMAYMICQFFHMDFWLLIIISSSILTSLQVLGTLFVYVLFMIEEFRKEPVENVDDAIYYVNGTYRLLEFLVALCVVAYGVSETVFGEWTVMGSMIIFIHSYYNVWLRAQLGWKSFLLRRDAVNKIKSLPVSTKEQLEQHNDICSICYQDMNSAVITPCSHFFHPGCLKKWLYVQETCPLCHCQLKSLSQQAVAESGSSTNPVVEQSANNPPQEPLSAVAATTETLGTVPTCSALEQEPTMDIEPAESLVERRGELEVHVSQEEANSNSNEVLQRILTTGKVQPEDLNVKALPPESEVCAGI; from the exons ATGGGAGCAAAGGAGAAATTGGAGGCCATGTTAAACGTGGCCCTTCGGGTCCCAAGCATCATGCTGCTAGATGTGCTATACAGATGGGATGTCAGCTCTTTTTTCCAGCAAATCCAAAGAAGCAGCCTCAATAAAAACCCACTGTTCCAATACAAGTACCTGGCACTCAACATGCATTATGTGG GCTACATCTTAAGCGTGGTATTACTGACTCTGCCCCGACAGCATCTGGCTAAGTTGTATCTATATTTTGTGGCTGCTCTTTTGCTGTTTGCAGGGCATCAGATTTCCAG GGATTATGTCCGCAGTGAGCTCGAATCTGGCTATGAAGGGCCGATGCACCTAGAACCATTGTCCATGAACCGCTTTATTACTGCACTAGTGG GCCAGCTGGTGGTGTGCACTCTCTGCTCCTGTGTGATGAAGACCAAGCAGATCTGGCTGTTCTCCGCTCACATGCTGCCTCTCTTGGCCCGCCTCTGCCTTATCCCCATTGAAACCATCGTTGTCATTAACAAGTTTGCCATGATTTTCACTGGGCTTGAAGTCTTGTACTTTCTGGCATCAAATTTATTAGTCCCCTTTAATCTTGCTAAGTCGGCATACCGGGAGCTCGCACAG GTAGTGGAAGTGTATGGCCTGCTGGCCCTGGGGATGTCTCTCTGGAATCAGCTGGTGGTTCCAGTCTTGTTCATGGTGTTCTGGTTGGTTTTGTTTGCCCTTCAGATCTATACCTATTTCAGCACCCGTGATCAGCCGACCTCTCGCGAGCGCCTCCTTTTCCTCTTTCTTACAAG TATCGCCGAATGCTGTAGCACCCCGTACTCACTCCTCGGCTTAGTGTTTACAGTCTCCTTTGTGGCCCTCGGGGTGCTGACCCTCTGCAAGTTTTACCTGCAAGGCTACCGAGCTTTCATGAATGACCCAGCAATGAACAG GGGCATGACTGAAGGAGTGACGCTGCTCATCCTGGCTGTGCAGACAGGGCTGATTGAACTTCAGGTGGTCCACAGGGCCTTCCTCCTCAGCATCATTCTCTTCATCGTTGTGGCCTCCATACTGCAGTCTATGCTGGAAATCGCAGATCCCATTGTCCTTGCCCTCGGTGCTTCCCGTGACAA GAGTCTGTGGAAACATTTCCGTGCTGTCAGCCTGTGTCTGTTCTTGCTGGTGTTTCCTTCTTACATGGCCTACATGATCTGCCAGTTCTTCCACATGGATTTCTGGCTCCTAATTATCATATCGAGCAGCATCCTCACTTCCTTGCAG GTCCTGGGAACTCTCTTCGTCTACGTTTTGTTCATGATTGAAGAATTTCGTAAGGAACCAGTGGAGAACGTGGACGATGCAATTTATTATGTCAACGGTACGTATCGCCTGCTGGAGTTCCTGGTGGCGCTGTGCGTGGTGGCTTACGGCGTCTCGGAAACCGTTTTCGGGGAATGGACCGTGATGGGCTCCATGATCATCTTCATCCACTCCTACTACAACGTCTGGCTGCGGGCTCAGCTGGGCTGGAAGAGCTTTCTTCTGCGCAGGGATGCCGTCAACAAGATCAAGTCCTTGCCTGTTTCTACCAAAGAGCAACTGGAGCAGCACAATGACATCTGCTCCATCTGCTACCAA GATATGAATTCAGCTGTCATAACACCATGCAGCCATTTTTTCCATCCTGGCTGCCTGAAAAAGTGGCTCTACGTGCAAGAGACTTGCCCTCTGTGTCACTGTCAATTAAAGTCTCTGTCTCAACAAGCAGTGGCCGAGTCTGGCTCCTCCACCAATCCCGTTGTGGAGCAAAGTGCTAACCCACCGCAGGAGCCGTTGTCTGCGGTAGCGGCAACGACAGAGACCTTGGGTACAGTGCCAACATGCTCTGCACTCGAACAAGAACCAACCATGGACATTGAGCCAGCAGAATCCCTAGTGGAGAGGAGAGGGGAGCTGGAGGTGCACGTTTCTCAAGAGGAAGCAAACTCAAATAGCAATGAGGTGCTCCAAAGGATACTCACTACAGGGAAAGTGCAGCCAGAGGACTTAAATGTGAAGGCTTTACCCCCTGAAAGTGAGGTCTGTGCAGGAATCTGA